In a single window of the Bradyrhizobium erythrophlei genome:
- a CDS encoding aspartate aminotransferase family protein, protein MGTRHSRVLHRSLRETPPLAVGGEGVWLIAEDGRRILDGSGGAAVSCLGHQHPRVIEAISRQASKLAYAHTGFFSSEPAEALADLLVGDEPGGLGYVYLVSGGSEAIEASIKLARQYFIESGQPQRQHFIARRQSYHGNTLGALAAGGNAWRREPYAPLLSAAFSHVTPAFAYHERRDDESEAGFTARLAAELEAEFRRLGPDTVAAFIAEPVVGATAGCVPPPEGYFRAVREICDRHGALLILDEVMCGMGRTGTLHAWEQEGIAPDIQAIAKGLGGGYQPIGAMLASADIIDAIRRGSGSFQHGHTYLAHPIACAAALEVQRIISEEKLLERVTDLGRHLERRLTERFGNHRHVGDIRGRGLFQAIELVADRGSRAPFDPGLKLNQRIKAAAFESGLACYPAGGTMDGRSGDHVMLAPPYIATSDDIDMIVDRLGSAVDGALKTIGH, encoded by the coding sequence ATGGGCACCAGACACAGCCGCGTGCTGCATCGAAGCCTGCGCGAAACGCCTCCCCTGGCGGTCGGTGGCGAAGGCGTGTGGCTCATTGCCGAGGATGGGCGCCGGATTCTCGACGGTTCCGGCGGCGCCGCCGTTTCCTGTCTCGGACATCAACATCCGCGCGTGATCGAGGCTATTTCCAGACAGGCTTCGAAACTCGCTTATGCCCATACCGGCTTCTTCTCGTCGGAGCCGGCCGAGGCGCTGGCCGATCTGCTCGTCGGCGATGAGCCCGGCGGCCTCGGTTACGTCTACCTGGTCAGCGGCGGATCGGAAGCGATCGAAGCCAGCATCAAGCTGGCGCGGCAATATTTCATCGAAAGCGGCCAGCCGCAGCGCCAGCATTTCATCGCCCGCCGGCAGAGCTACCACGGCAATACGCTGGGCGCGCTGGCCGCGGGCGGCAACGCCTGGCGCCGCGAACCATATGCGCCCCTGCTGTCGGCCGCCTTCAGCCATGTGACACCTGCATTTGCGTATCACGAAAGGCGGGACGATGAATCCGAAGCCGGGTTTACGGCGCGGCTGGCTGCCGAACTCGAGGCTGAGTTCCGGCGCCTCGGCCCCGACACGGTGGCCGCTTTCATTGCCGAGCCCGTGGTCGGAGCTACTGCCGGCTGCGTGCCACCGCCCGAAGGCTACTTCAGGGCGGTGCGCGAGATCTGCGACCGCCACGGCGCCCTGCTCATCCTCGACGAGGTGATGTGCGGCATGGGCCGCACCGGCACGCTTCACGCATGGGAACAGGAGGGCATTGCGCCCGACATCCAGGCTATCGCCAAGGGCCTTGGCGGCGGCTACCAGCCGATCGGCGCGATGCTCGCAAGCGCCGACATCATCGACGCGATCCGGCGGGGTTCGGGATCCTTCCAGCACGGGCATACTTATCTCGCCCACCCGATCGCCTGCGCGGCGGCCCTCGAGGTGCAGCGGATCATCAGCGAGGAAAAACTGCTCGAACGGGTCACGGATCTCGGCCGCCATCTCGAGCGTCGCCTGACCGAGCGCTTCGGCAATCACCGGCATGTCGGCGATATCCGCGGGCGCGGTCTGTTCCAGGCCATCGAACTGGTCGCCGACCGCGGCAGCCGCGCGCCCTTCGATCCCGGCCTCAAACTCAACCAGCGGATCAAGGCCGCCGCGTTCGAAAGTGGCCTCGCCTGTTATCCAGCCGGCGGGACGATGGATGGCCGCAGCGGCGACCATGTCATGCTCGCACCGCCCTACATTGCGACATCAGACGACATCGACATGATCGTCGACAGGCTCGGCTCTGCCGTAGACGGCGCATTGAAGACCATTGGTCATTAG
- a CDS encoding amino acid ABC transporter permease — translation MTSLTGARQDTLPSGRSRSRRTGSGGAIGWLRANLFPSIPSTVISLLLIFLLAKASVSFVQWGFWNAIWTVPGDQTGACRAIRGLGACWAVIPEKYRFILFGTYPFDQQWRPALAVLTFIALFLVSSRRSWWRKELVLAWATALVVIGLLMWGGVFGLTYVSQDRWGGLPVTLILATFGLAFGFPLGIVVALGRRSRLPAIRSLCVLYVELVRGVPLVSLLFMSSVMFPLFLPDGFNIDKLLRAQVAFVLYAGAYLAEVIRGGLQAVPSGQHEAADALGLSYWRKNGLVILPQAIRHVIPPLVNTFLAFFKDTSLVLIIGIFDLLTTAKTAIVDPAWQSFSVEVYLFVGLIYFVFSFAMSRYSRRLESEAKSA, via the coding sequence ATGACGTCGCTGACGGGTGCGCGGCAAGATACGCTTCCCTCCGGCCGGTCGCGATCGCGCAGGACCGGAAGCGGCGGCGCGATCGGTTGGCTGCGCGCCAATCTGTTTCCCTCGATACCCTCGACCGTCATCTCCCTGCTGCTGATCTTCCTGCTCGCGAAGGCGAGCGTGAGCTTCGTGCAGTGGGGCTTCTGGAACGCGATCTGGACGGTTCCCGGCGATCAGACCGGCGCCTGCCGAGCCATCCGCGGGCTTGGCGCCTGCTGGGCCGTCATCCCCGAAAAGTATCGCTTCATCCTGTTCGGCACTTATCCCTTCGATCAGCAATGGCGCCCCGCGCTTGCGGTGCTGACCTTCATCGCACTCTTCCTCGTATCGAGCCGCCGCAGCTGGTGGCGCAAGGAGCTTGTGCTGGCGTGGGCTACGGCACTCGTCGTGATTGGCCTGCTGATGTGGGGCGGCGTCTTCGGGCTGACTTACGTGTCCCAGGATCGCTGGGGCGGGCTGCCGGTGACGCTGATCCTTGCGACATTCGGGCTGGCCTTCGGTTTTCCGCTCGGAATTGTCGTCGCGCTCGGCCGGCGTTCAAGGCTGCCCGCGATCCGGTCGCTTTGCGTGCTCTATGTCGAACTCGTCCGTGGCGTGCCGCTGGTCAGCCTGCTGTTCATGTCGAGCGTCATGTTTCCGCTGTTCTTGCCCGATGGCTTCAACATCGACAAACTGCTGCGGGCGCAGGTTGCCTTCGTGCTCTATGCCGGGGCCTATCTGGCGGAAGTCATTCGCGGCGGCTTGCAAGCGGTTCCCAGCGGTCAGCACGAAGCGGCCGACGCGCTCGGCCTGTCGTATTGGCGGAAGAACGGGCTGGTCATTCTGCCGCAGGCGATCCGGCACGTCATACCGCCATTGGTGAACACGTTCCTCGCGTTCTTCAAGGATACCAGCCTGGTCCTGATCATCGGCATCTTCGACCTGCTGACGACGGCGAAGACCGCGATCGTGGATCCCGCCTGGCAATCGTTCAGCGTCGAGGTCTACCTGTTCGTGGGCCTGATTTATTTTGTCTTCTCCTTTGCCATGTCACGCTACAGCCGGCGCCTCGAAAGCGAGGCCAAATCGGCCTGA
- a CDS encoding helix-turn-helix domain-containing protein: MARKTTLSVISNGKKKPNDGLKNPRSSGKYDIELGKRIRLRRVEIDISQSGLADKLGVTFQQVQKYEKGVNRVGASRLQQIATALDVPVTFFFDDDGLGKRASDGKREVESLLFVDSAFSLRLLRAYASMKNQTVQRQFVSLIESIAAKE, encoded by the coding sequence ATGGCAAGGAAAACCACACTGAGCGTTATCAGCAACGGCAAAAAGAAACCGAACGACGGCCTCAAAAATCCACGGTCGAGCGGCAAGTACGACATTGAACTCGGCAAGCGCATTCGGCTGCGCCGGGTCGAGATTGATATCTCGCAATCGGGGCTTGCCGACAAGCTCGGCGTCACCTTCCAACAGGTGCAGAAATACGAGAAAGGCGTCAACCGGGTTGGCGCTTCTCGCTTGCAGCAGATCGCCACGGCGCTCGATGTCCCTGTGACGTTTTTCTTTGACGATGACGGTCTGGGAAAACGCGCAAGCGATGGCAAGCGCGAGGTCGAGAGCTTGCTGTTTGTGGACAGCGCTTTCAGCCTGCGGCTATTGCGGGCCTATGCCTCGATGAAAAACCAAACAGTGCAACGCCAGTTTGTGTCGCTGATAGAAAGCATCGCAGCCAAAGAATGA
- a CDS encoding tyrosine-type recombinase/integrase — MPLNPNQLKSLPCGDHRDGGGLYLIVRTEQNRVWAFRFTAPDGKRASMDFAKLDDLSLTKARDQAREYKLALKKDGIDPRHKKQAETKSSKTFKEYAEEKYPGWCVGMSKEEPRQWRRAIADVPSLHKLRLHEIENTHVIEALKLIWWKKPITADRTRQRIEKLMDAAKVEKHRVGDNPAAWRGNLKLVLPSARKLNKKKGHASVPYAKAPALLHALHYDGAPVARCVETGILTVARSQEIRLMEWTEIDFEKKQWLCPAEKMKIKGGNEPRPHLVPLTDQAIAIIQSMPKVGRYVFPSDHADKHQPFRPNALTNCIKRAGFKATMHGCRTMFRNWGGESREHNFRREVLEHCLSHRIGDESERSYWTGEMVERRIEVLEAWANYVLPPKKTSGEKSPATKQTNLPLIA, encoded by the coding sequence ATGCCACTCAATCCCAACCAACTTAAATCCTTGCCATGCGGCGACCACCGCGATGGCGGCGGCCTCTACCTGATCGTCCGCACCGAGCAGAACCGCGTCTGGGCTTTTCGGTTCACCGCCCCCGACGGTAAGCGCGCGTCGATGGACTTCGCCAAGCTGGACGATCTCAGCCTGACCAAGGCTCGTGACCAGGCCCGCGAATACAAGCTGGCGCTCAAGAAGGACGGCATCGATCCCCGCCACAAGAAGCAGGCGGAGACCAAGAGCAGCAAGACCTTCAAGGAATATGCCGAGGAGAAGTATCCGGGGTGGTGCGTCGGTATGTCCAAGGAGGAACCGCGGCAATGGCGGCGGGCTATCGCCGACGTGCCATCATTGCACAAGCTGCGGCTTCACGAGATCGAGAACACTCACGTCATCGAAGCCCTGAAGTTAATCTGGTGGAAGAAGCCGATCACCGCCGACCGAACCCGCCAGCGCATCGAGAAACTAATGGATGCCGCCAAGGTGGAGAAGCATCGCGTCGGAGACAACCCAGCTGCATGGCGCGGGAACCTCAAGCTCGTGTTGCCGTCGGCCCGCAAACTGAACAAGAAGAAGGGTCACGCCTCAGTGCCCTACGCAAAGGCACCGGCGCTGCTGCATGCGTTGCACTATGACGGTGCTCCCGTGGCGCGCTGCGTCGAGACGGGCATCCTTACGGTCGCCAGATCACAGGAGATCCGGTTGATGGAGTGGACCGAGATCGACTTCGAAAAGAAGCAATGGCTCTGCCCGGCCGAGAAGATGAAGATCAAGGGCGGGAATGAGCCCCGGCCCCATCTGGTGCCGCTGACGGATCAGGCCATCGCCATCATCCAGTCGATGCCAAAGGTCGGCCGATACGTGTTCCCATCCGACCATGCCGATAAGCACCAGCCGTTCCGACCGAATGCGTTGACCAATTGTATCAAGCGCGCCGGCTTTAAGGCGACGATGCACGGCTGTCGGACCATGTTCCGCAACTGGGGCGGTGAAAGCAGGGAGCACAACTTCCGTCGCGAGGTGTTGGAGCATTGCCTGTCGCATCGCATCGGCGACGAGTCCGAACGATCCTACTGGACTGGTGAGATGGTGGAGCGCCGGATCGAGGTGCTGGAGGCGTGGGCGAATTACGTGTTGCCGCCAAAGAAGACGTCCGGCGAGAAGTCGCCCGCTACAAAGCAGACGAACCTCCCGCTCATCGCCTAA
- a CDS encoding recombinase family protein, which produces MADGKWISYLRVSTDRQGKSGLGLEAQRTSVADFLNGGQWKLIKEFVEVESGKRADRPQLEAALAACRLHGAKLVIAKLDRLSRDAHFLLGLDKAGVDFLAADMPNANRLTVGIMAMVAEEERRMISGRTKAALAAAKARGTKLGGNRGVKPTAKMRALSTVALQQRADARAADIGPTIKALQAAGATSLRAIAAGLNAQGIPTARGSGTWSAVQVRRVLERI; this is translated from the coding sequence ATGGCAGATGGCAAGTGGATTTCGTACCTCAGGGTAAGCACTGATCGCCAGGGCAAGAGCGGCCTCGGCCTCGAAGCACAGCGGACATCCGTCGCCGACTTCCTCAACGGCGGTCAGTGGAAGCTGATCAAGGAATTCGTCGAGGTTGAAAGCGGCAAGCGAGCCGACCGGCCGCAGCTCGAAGCTGCCTTGGCAGCCTGCAGGCTTCATGGAGCGAAGCTCGTCATCGCCAAGCTGGATCGCCTATCGCGCGATGCGCACTTCTTGCTGGGATTGGATAAGGCCGGCGTCGACTTCCTTGCGGCCGATATGCCGAACGCAAACCGGCTCACCGTCGGAATTATGGCGATGGTGGCGGAGGAAGAGCGCCGCATGATCAGCGGACGCACTAAGGCAGCCCTTGCCGCCGCCAAGGCGCGCGGCACAAAGCTTGGCGGCAATCGTGGCGTGAAGCCAACAGCGAAGATGCGCGCGCTGTCTACGGTGGCGCTGCAGCAGCGTGCCGACGCCCGGGCCGCAGATATCGGACCAACGATCAAGGCCTTGCAGGCGGCCGGCGCAACAAGCCTGCGCGCCATCGCAGCCGGGCTTAATGCACAAGGCATTCCAACGGCGCGCGGTAGCGGTACGTGGTCGGCGGTACAGGTGCGGCGCGTACTGGAGCGGATCTGA
- a CDS encoding amino acid ABC transporter substrate-binding protein — protein MKRIVIAMGLLAAWISGAAAGTLDTVKQRGTLVCGVSAGFAGFSAPDSQGNYRGLDVDYCRALAAGVLGDATKVRYVSLTAQNRFTALQSGEIDVLYRNSTQTYLRGVTLGLRQGPVNFYDGQGFVVRRDSGVKDIKGLNGATVCVAQGTTHEVTLGDYGRANGIEWKPLVFDRVDTMYQAFFGGRCDAMTQDASALAGAVATAAPNAADYVVLPQTISKEPLGPFTRNGDEVWTDIIAWLHYGLVEAEELGVTSANVDEMAKSSNVPAIQRLLGSSGDLGSRLGLDNKWMVQAIKASGNYAEIFERNVGQASPLKLERGLNATWSKGGLMYAIPFK, from the coding sequence ATGAAGAGAATCGTCATTGCTATGGGATTGCTCGCTGCCTGGATTTCGGGGGCAGCCGCCGGGACGCTCGACACGGTCAAGCAGCGCGGCACGCTGGTGTGCGGCGTCAGTGCCGGCTTTGCCGGATTCTCCGCGCCAGACTCCCAAGGCAACTACAGGGGACTCGACGTCGACTACTGCCGCGCGTTAGCGGCAGGGGTTCTCGGCGACGCCACCAAGGTGCGCTACGTCTCACTCACGGCCCAGAACCGGTTCACCGCCTTGCAGTCGGGTGAGATCGACGTGCTCTACCGAAATTCTACGCAAACCTATCTGCGAGGGGTGACCCTCGGCCTGCGACAGGGACCGGTCAATTTCTATGACGGCCAGGGCTTTGTGGTCCGGCGAGATAGCGGCGTGAAGGATATCAAGGGATTGAATGGCGCCACCGTCTGCGTTGCACAAGGAACGACCCATGAGGTGACGCTCGGAGACTACGGTCGGGCCAACGGCATCGAGTGGAAGCCGCTGGTATTCGATCGCGTCGATACCATGTACCAGGCCTTCTTCGGCGGTCGTTGCGACGCGATGACTCAAGACGCCTCGGCGCTGGCCGGCGCGGTTGCGACCGCTGCGCCGAACGCTGCCGATTACGTCGTCCTGCCGCAGACAATCAGCAAGGAGCCGCTCGGACCGTTCACGCGCAATGGTGACGAGGTATGGACCGACATTATTGCGTGGCTTCACTATGGCCTGGTCGAGGCAGAGGAACTCGGCGTAACCTCAGCCAATGTGGACGAAATGGCAAAATCCAGCAATGTGCCGGCCATCCAGCGTCTGCTCGGCAGCTCTGGAGACCTGGGATCGCGCCTTGGTCTCGACAACAAGTGGATGGTGCAGGCCATAAAGGCGAGCGGTAACTACGCGGAGATCTTCGAGCGCAATGTGGGCCAGGCGAGCCCGTTGAAGCTCGAGCGTGGCCTGAACGCGACCTGGAGCAAGGGCGGCTTGATGTACGCCATCCCCTTCAAGTGA
- a CDS encoding VapE domain-containing protein → MTTIESEASNCNQIRDNLDPFEVYAAEGRAMAIVAEARGVHRAALENDDDHEVFNRISAEADALIETAIKSMVQRSADPFFLDLVINEVCRAIGVAPQPSDGMIVSHIQMLHALAKAADVDGVLTLTRIDAKGNVFTEKFAIGDVENHVNAVIGWSTHPDLNLYVPWAIFRKDMPHWSKGSEENVVAALAFVGDLDADTGKDGTGLDGLPLASPYVIETSAGNYQPVFPLARPLSQAQAKPLAVALGDAVGADSRTKDTSSLFRIAGTLNWPSAKKLGRGRSAVPQLVAIKTAWTGDLVEPEAIQEAVRDFKPGAIANGSGDKSISKDIDWSDVEDHAGWLKSIDNLPPDFNTKGRMIVAHRGNLQDLKFDLEQAGLVVAKPYQSWSEVGFALASILKNDGRFTSEQIAAALMCDLDCNRHVTKLSDDAQRRRAVERMILRSHEPTQQQVRRREGEPDWRERRKDGSPRPSMHNARLAITELGVVCSLDTFHNKVLFGYRDDTVKHELQSIVGEASDHGIIALRQLMSDRFGFDLEDKATRDAVKSLALENCFNPVCDLIDKAEAEWDGVERLDRMAVDYFNCEDTPLNRAFIRKTMIALVSRAREPGCKVDTIPVLESPEGFNKSTAWRVIAGDENYSDEKIIGLSSREVQEQLSEIWIHENADLAGLKKAEIETVKAYASRMTDIARPAFGHFVTKQPRHSIEVGTTNSDEYLQSQTGNRRFWPLKVLKAIDIEKLRRDRLQLIGEAAKYQTKGESVVLDRTMWAAAGIEQEQRRVKDPWESVLAEIPTYADHKYFKDGMWREKDVKIIHTIDGQERVASSDLLEYVLDIPIAQQTTATSMRLSNVMKQLGWERTSNKKVTIGDERVMGYFRWIPAADPG, encoded by the coding sequence ATGACCACAATCGAGAGCGAAGCTTCAAACTGCAATCAGATTCGGGACAACCTCGATCCGTTCGAGGTCTACGCCGCGGAAGGCCGAGCCATGGCTATCGTGGCTGAGGCCCGCGGTGTGCATCGAGCCGCCTTGGAGAATGATGACGACCACGAGGTCTTCAACCGCATCAGTGCCGAGGCAGATGCCCTTATCGAGACCGCAATCAAATCGATGGTGCAACGTTCTGCGGATCCGTTTTTTCTCGACTTGGTGATCAATGAGGTCTGCAGGGCTATCGGCGTCGCCCCCCAACCCAGCGACGGCATGATCGTATCCCATATCCAGATGCTGCATGCACTGGCAAAGGCCGCGGACGTCGATGGTGTCCTCACACTTACCCGGATCGACGCGAAGGGTAACGTATTCACCGAAAAATTCGCCATCGGTGACGTGGAGAACCATGTGAACGCCGTCATCGGCTGGTCGACCCATCCCGATCTCAACCTGTACGTACCGTGGGCTATTTTTCGAAAAGATATGCCGCACTGGAGCAAGGGCAGCGAAGAGAACGTCGTTGCCGCCTTGGCTTTCGTCGGCGATCTTGATGCTGACACCGGCAAGGATGGTACCGGACTGGATGGTCTTCCGTTGGCATCGCCATATGTCATTGAGACGTCCGCGGGAAACTATCAGCCGGTGTTCCCGTTGGCCCGGCCGCTCTCCCAAGCACAGGCAAAGCCGCTGGCGGTTGCACTCGGCGATGCCGTGGGCGCAGATTCTAGAACCAAGGATACTTCGAGCCTTTTCCGTATCGCTGGCACGCTCAATTGGCCGTCAGCAAAGAAACTTGGGCGCGGACGCTCGGCGGTACCCCAGTTGGTCGCAATCAAAACTGCCTGGACAGGGGATCTTGTCGAACCAGAAGCTATACAAGAGGCTGTCAGAGACTTTAAGCCGGGCGCTATTGCTAACGGATCCGGCGACAAGAGCATCTCCAAAGATATCGACTGGTCTGACGTCGAAGACCACGCGGGGTGGCTCAAGAGCATCGACAACCTGCCACCAGATTTCAACACCAAGGGCAGGATGATTGTCGCTCACCGTGGCAACCTTCAAGACCTGAAATTCGACCTGGAGCAAGCCGGTCTGGTAGTCGCAAAGCCGTACCAGTCCTGGAGCGAGGTCGGATTTGCTCTCGCCTCGATCTTGAAGAACGATGGCAGGTTCACAAGCGAGCAAATCGCCGCGGCGCTCATGTGCGATCTGGATTGCAACCGGCATGTAACCAAGCTGTCCGATGATGCTCAGAGGCGTCGTGCCGTCGAGCGGATGATTTTGCGATCCCACGAGCCGACGCAACAGCAAGTCAGACGGAGAGAAGGAGAACCGGACTGGCGTGAACGGCGCAAAGATGGTTCACCAAGGCCGTCGATGCACAATGCGCGGCTTGCGATCACGGAGCTCGGCGTTGTTTGCAGCCTCGACACATTCCACAACAAGGTGTTGTTTGGATATCGCGACGATACGGTGAAGCATGAGCTGCAATCAATCGTCGGCGAAGCCAGCGATCACGGCATCATCGCCCTGCGTCAATTGATGTCTGACCGTTTTGGTTTCGACCTTGAGGATAAGGCGACGCGCGACGCGGTCAAATCGTTGGCACTAGAAAATTGTTTCAATCCGGTGTGCGACCTGATCGACAAAGCGGAAGCGGAATGGGACGGCGTCGAGCGGCTCGACCGCATGGCCGTCGACTACTTCAATTGCGAAGACACCCCGCTCAATCGCGCATTCATTCGCAAGACCATGATTGCCCTAGTTTCTCGGGCGCGGGAGCCCGGTTGCAAGGTCGACACGATCCCCGTGCTGGAGTCGCCGGAAGGCTTCAACAAGTCAACGGCGTGGCGCGTTATAGCCGGCGACGAGAATTATTCGGACGAGAAGATCATCGGGCTCTCCAGCCGCGAAGTGCAAGAGCAACTCTCAGAGATTTGGATCCACGAAAACGCGGACCTTGCAGGCTTGAAGAAGGCCGAGATCGAGACCGTCAAGGCGTATGCAAGCCGGATGACGGATATCGCAAGGCCGGCGTTTGGTCATTTCGTTACGAAACAACCGCGGCACTCGATAGAGGTTGGCACCACGAACTCCGACGAATACCTGCAATCACAAACCGGCAACCGACGTTTCTGGCCGCTAAAGGTTTTGAAGGCGATCGATATCGAGAAGCTGCGACGCGATCGACTGCAGCTTATCGGAGAGGCCGCGAAGTATCAGACGAAGGGCGAGAGCGTCGTGCTCGACAGGACGATGTGGGCCGCTGCCGGCATCGAACAGGAACAGCGGCGCGTAAAGGACCCATGGGAGAGCGTGCTTGCCGAGATCCCGACCTACGCAGACCACAAATACTTCAAGGACGGAATGTGGAGAGAGAAAGACGTCAAAATCATCCACACCATCGATGGCCAAGAGCGCGTCGCCAGTTCCGACCTGTTGGAATATGTGCTGGATATTCCAATCGCACAACAGACGACGGCAACGTCCATGCGTCTATCGAACGTGATGAAGCAGTTGGGCTGGGAGCGCACCTCCAACAAGAAAGTCACCATCGGAGACGAGCGCGTCATGGGCTATTTTCGATGGATCCCAGCAGCCGATCCGGGTTAG
- a CDS encoding MurR/RpiR family transcriptional regulator, with amino-acid sequence MTQPHPKSSPLNELCSALPSLPMRLREVGRFVAANDYDATTRSMRELAAVAGADPASFTRLAQALGYSGWDELRAALTEARRPAQPSPFSGRTKGRRHGPNSDVSLVADKLEAEAAGLVRISSSSVAAAAKTLCTAQRIWIAGFRSCRSVAELLNYQLRLFRPEAVQLVGGSGPEDLDLGAFGAGDAVIVVGFAPYSTASVLSARAAHRSRAALIAIADTIAAPMAEGADHLLLFEAAASPGFFPSLTGAIAIAQSLAAVTFALGGAAAKRRLKETEARLAAMSQYVAEKG; translated from the coding sequence ATGACCCAGCCGCATCCGAAGTCTTCGCCGCTCAATGAACTCTGCAGCGCCCTGCCCTCGCTGCCGATGCGGCTGCGGGAAGTCGGGCGCTTCGTTGCCGCCAACGATTACGACGCCACCACGCGTTCGATGCGCGAACTGGCCGCCGTCGCGGGTGCCGATCCCGCGTCCTTCACCCGGCTCGCGCAGGCGCTGGGTTATTCGGGGTGGGATGAACTCCGCGCCGCCCTTACCGAGGCGCGCCGGCCCGCGCAGCCCTCTCCGTTCTCGGGCCGAACCAAGGGACGGCGCCACGGCCCCAATTCCGATGTCTCGCTGGTCGCCGACAAGCTCGAAGCCGAAGCGGCAGGCCTTGTCCGCATTTCCTCAAGCAGCGTGGCAGCGGCTGCCAAGACCCTGTGTACAGCGCAGCGGATTTGGATCGCCGGCTTTCGAAGCTGCCGCAGCGTGGCGGAACTGCTCAATTACCAGCTTCGCCTGTTCCGGCCCGAAGCGGTGCAGCTGGTTGGCGGGTCGGGTCCGGAGGATCTCGACCTCGGGGCATTTGGTGCCGGCGACGCCGTCATCGTCGTCGGCTTTGCGCCCTATTCGACCGCAAGCGTACTGTCGGCGCGCGCGGCGCATCGTTCCCGCGCGGCGCTGATTGCGATCGCTGACACGATCGCCGCACCCATGGCGGAGGGCGCCGATCACCTGCTCCTGTTCGAGGCGGCCGCCTCGCCCGGTTTCTTTCCGAGCCTGACCGGTGCGATTGCGATCGCGCAGTCGCTTGCCGCCGTCACATTTGCGCTCGGCGGCGCGGCCGCGAAACGCCGCCTCAAGGAAACCGAAGCTCGCCTCGCGGCGATGTCGCAATACGTTGCCGAGAAAGGTTGA
- a CDS encoding sensor histidine kinase: MTAFGKLIRTTAFRLTLVYLFLFALFAASLLGYFAWNTRRLITEQITSTVNVETGEISDIFGRRGLRGLVLTIENRALRPGANLYLVTTPTGQGIAGNVGSLAPGVMATTGWSETAYRRLDEQDTADHRALVRVTELSSGFRLLVGRDLEERRRLFGIIAKAAQWSVLVVVVLGLGGGIFVARRVLRRIDAMTGTTQRIMAGDLSGRLPVGRSGDELDRLAENLNAMLERIEALMMGLKEVSDNIAHDLKTPLTRLRNRAEEALAKSGSETEYRGALERTIEESDGLIRTFNALLMIARAESGQARGNMDDFDAAEVANGIHELYEPLAEDDGMTLHVKTAPAPLHGNRELISQALANLVENAIKYGKPVAAAQPLGADAVAGTASREILIEARRDGDQVLLSVTDHGPGIPQADRKHAVERFVRLEASRTQPGSGLGLSLASAVATLHGGELRLGDAHPGLNATLAIPARAGVSDRLAAQTPDVPQKVA, encoded by the coding sequence GTGACGGCATTCGGTAAGCTGATCCGGACCACGGCGTTTCGGTTGACGCTGGTCTATCTGTTCTTGTTTGCGCTGTTTGCCGCGTCGCTGCTGGGCTATTTTGCCTGGAACACGCGCCGGCTGATTACCGAGCAGATTACCTCGACGGTGAACGTGGAAACCGGCGAGATCAGCGACATCTTCGGGCGGCGCGGATTGCGCGGACTGGTTCTCACCATCGAGAACCGGGCGTTGCGGCCGGGTGCCAACCTCTACCTCGTGACCACGCCGACCGGGCAGGGCATCGCCGGCAATGTCGGCTCGCTGGCACCGGGTGTGATGGCCACCACCGGCTGGTCCGAAACCGCCTATCGGCGGCTGGACGAACAGGACACCGCCGATCATCGCGCGCTGGTGCGCGTCACCGAACTGAGCAGCGGCTTCCGGCTTTTGGTCGGGCGCGATCTGGAGGAACGCAGGCGGCTGTTCGGCATCATCGCGAAAGCCGCGCAATGGTCGGTGCTGGTCGTGGTCGTACTCGGCCTTGGCGGCGGCATCTTTGTCGCGCGGCGCGTGTTGCGGCGTATCGATGCCATGACCGGTACCACCCAGCGCATCATGGCCGGAGATCTGAGCGGGCGGCTGCCGGTCGGCCGCAGCGGCGACGAACTCGATCGCCTCGCGGAAAATCTCAACGCCATGCTGGAGCGGATCGAAGCCCTGATGATGGGCTTGAAGGAAGTTTCCGACAACATCGCCCACGATCTGAAGACGCCGCTGACACGATTGCGCAATCGTGCCGAAGAGGCGCTGGCGAAATCCGGCAGCGAGACCGAATACCGCGGTGCGCTGGAACGAACCATCGAGGAGTCCGATGGTCTGATCCGGACCTTCAATGCGCTGCTAATGATCGCGCGCGCCGAATCCGGACAGGCGCGCGGCAACATGGACGACTTCGACGCCGCCGAAGTTGCCAATGGCATTCACGAACTCTACGAACCGCTTGCCGAAGACGACGGCATGACCTTGCACGTCAAGACGGCGCCGGCACCGCTTCACGGCAACCGTGAATTGATCAGTCAGGCACTGGCGAATCTGGTCGAGAATGCGATCAAATACGGCAAACCCGTCGCGGCCGCGCAGCCGCTGGGTGCCGACGCGGTCGCCGGCACCGCCAGCAGAGAGATCCTGATCGAGGCGCGGCGCGATGGCGATCAGGTGCTGCTCAGCGTCACCGACCACGGGCCGGGGATTCCGCAGGCCGATCGCAAACATGCGGTGGAACGATTTGTGCGGCTCGAGGCCAGCCGCACCCAGCCGGGTTCCGGTCTTGGATTGAGCCTGGCATCGGCCGTGGCGACGCTGCACGGCGGTGAACTCAGGCTCGGCGATGCTCACCCCGGACTTAACGCGACCCTGGCGATCCCGGCGCGCGCGGGCGTCAGTGACAGGCTTGCGGCTCAAACGCCGGATGTGCCACAGAAGGTGGCATGA